One part of the Eucalyptus grandis isolate ANBG69807.140 chromosome 10, ASM1654582v1, whole genome shotgun sequence genome encodes these proteins:
- the LOC120289045 gene encoding callose synthase 3-like, with translation MNVHPKRSWEAWWEKEQEHLRHSGKCVIIAEIILALRFLICQCGLFDHLIIVKHANSVLIVSNCQQRGKAELLIFIHLIVGFLLLVVTFITPTYVSLQDIMACILASLQMGWGMILIAQACEPLIFKLGIWGAVKTLAHGYEIIMGFFLFAPVAFLAWFSYVSELQTHILFIPAFIRGLQIWRILGRPVKETITVF, from the exons ATGAATGTACATCCAAAAAGAAGTTGGGAAGCATGGTGGGAAAAGGAACAGGAGCATCTTCGTCATTCTGGAAAGTGTGTTATCATTGCTGAGATTATATTGGCACTGCGATTTTTGATATGTCAGTGTGGTCTTTTTGATCACTTGATCATCGTGAAGCATGCCAACAGTGTCCTG aTTGTTTCTAATTGTCAACAAAGGGGCAAGGCTGAATTGTTGATTTTCATCCATCTAATTGTGGGATTTTTGCTTCTGGTGGTTACATTTATTACACCCACCTACGTGTCACTGCAGGACATTATGGCTTGTATTCTTGCGTCATTACAAATGGGCTGGGGAATGATTTTG ATCGCACAAGCTTGTGAACCtctcatcttcaagcttggaaTTTGGGGAGCAGTTAAGACCTTGGCCCATGGTTACGAGATCATTATGGGTTTCTTTCTGTTTGCTCCAGTTGCATTCCTGGCTTGGTTTTCATATGTCTCAGAATTACAGACCCATATTCTCTTCATCCCAGCATTTATTAGAGGTTTGCAGATTTGGCGTATTCTCGGCAGGCCAGTGAAAGAAACGATTACAGTCTTCTAA